From a single Eremothecium sinecaudum strain ATCC 58844 chromosome III, complete sequence genomic region:
- the HAT2 gene encoding Hat2p (Syntenic homolog of Ashbya gossypii ACR017W; Syntenic homolog of Saccharomyces cerevisiae YEL056W (HAT2)) → MSENNANEAQSLSIEEEYELWKSNVPLLYDFVSETSLTWPSLTIQWLPSNEPVDSCRQELLLGTHTTDYEENYLKIAAVDLPKELLASTVGHDELSNDNKSKISIIRKYKHDGEVIRARYMPSDSNIIATINGSGEVFIYDRSKPKAEGLIKRLSHHKENGYGLAFNPIVPGILVSASDDSTVAIWDISSSVKPKNVITAHNYVVNDAKWHELDGNILGTVSEDNRLLLHDERSLSKPIRTLETASPFNTLAFSKHNTNLFAAAGTDSQVYLYDMRNTSIQLHSMVGHQASVTSLEFSPHIDGILCSSGNDRRVVIWDLTQIGAEQAPDDADDGVPELMMMHAGHKSGVNEFSFNRQIPWLMGSVEEDNIVHVWKLSKKLTSSDIPAVKDIHSLE, encoded by the coding sequence ATGAGTGAAAATAACGCAAATGAGGCTCAATCTTTGTCAATTGAGGAGGAGTATGAACTTTGGAAATCCAACGTACCGCTGTTGTACGACTTTGTAAGTGAAACTAGTCTGACATGGCCTTCGTTAACAATACAATGGCTTCCTTCAAATGAACCTGTGGATAGCTGTAGACAGGAATTGCTGCTTGGAACCCATACAACTGACTATGAAGAAAACTATCTAAAAATTGCTGCAGTGGATTTACCCAAGGAATTACTTGCATCTACTGTGGGGCACGATGAATTATCAAACGACAATAAGTCTAAAATCTCAATTATAAGAAAATATAAGCATGATGGAGAAGTCATCAGAGCTAGATATATGCCATCAGACAGTAACATCATTGCTACAATTAATGGTAGTGGGGAGGTGTTTATATACGATAGATCAAAACCAAAAGCGGAGGGTTTAATTAAAAGGTTGTCGCATCACAAGGAAAACGGATATGGTTTGGCATTCAATCCCATAGTACCAGGGATATTAGTCTCAGCCTCCGATGACTCAACTGTCGCTATTTGGGATATCAGTTCAAGTGTTAAGCCAAAAAATGTTATAACTGCACATAATTACGTTGTGAATGACGCGAAGTGGCATGAACTCGATGGGAATATACTTGGGACAGTTTCGGAAGATAACCGTTTATTACTACATGACGAAAGATCGCTATCAAAGCCTATTAGAACCCTAGAAACGGCTTCCCCTTTCAATACATTGGCTTTTAGCAAGCATAACACAAATCTATTTGCTGCTGCCGGAACAGATTCTCAAGTATACCTATATGATATGAGGAATACTTCAATTCAATTGCATAGCATGGTCGGTCACCAAGCTTCTGTAACGAGTCTAGAATTTTCACCGCATATCGATGGTATACTTTGTAGCAGTGGTAATGATAGACGTGTAGTAATTTGGGACTTGACCCAAATAGGAGCCGAACAAGCACCCGATGATGCAGATGATGGGGTTCCAGAATTGATGATGATGCACGCAGGTCATAAAAGTGGTGTAAATGAGTTTTCTTTCAATCGTCAAATCCCGTGGCTTATGGGCAGTGTCGAAGAGGATAATATTGTTCATGTTTGGAAATTGTCCAAAAAATTGACCTCATCTGATATTCCTGCTGTTAAAGACATTCATTCGTTGGAATAA